TCTGATCGGAGTTGGTGTAGGTAACTCTGCGCAGCCGGCCCACTCTATCACTGACAGTAGCGAAAAAGGAGATTTTTCAACCAGAACTGCCGGTGTAAGCTTCAACACGAAAGAGCCAATTATTGCTGTTGTTAAAAAGAACTCATCAGTACTAAAAAAGCTCTATCAGTGGTTACATAATCATTCCTCTGAAGTAGGAGGGAAGAGGTTAATTCAGGACAAAACCTTATTGGTTATCGATGATGAAGCTGATAACGCCTCAATCAATACTAAGAAGAATCCTGAAGAAAGAACAACTATCAACAATGCGATAAGGCAGGTGCTCGACCTGTTTTCTAAAAATGCTTATGTGGGTTATACAGCTACCCCTTTTGCAAACATTTTTATTCCATCGACGGAAAGAGATAACCTTTTTCCACGTGATTTTATAGTCAATATACCACCTCCTCCCTCTTATATTGGCCCGGAAAAGGTATTTGGGTTTGATTTTTATGAGGATGATACAGACACTCCACATTCTGTGCTTCCAATTGTAAATCGAATAGATTCTACATTAGAAGATAAAACAGAATTAGAACTGTTCATTCCTTCCGGTCATAAGATGGATGATCCCAAACCGACTTCTATACCTGAGTCTTTAAGAACGGCTATTAAATGTTTTATCCTAACCTGTGCAGTACGAAAGCTAAGAGGTCAGAAAAAAGAACATAACTCTATGCTAGTACATGTTACCAGATTCAAGAAGTGGCAGTTTCAGATTAAGAAGTTAGTAGAGGAGGAATTCAACTTTTATAAAAATGGAATTGACCTTAATATCCCATCTATTATTGCCGAATTAAGGCAAGCGTTTGAGCAAGACTCTCCTCACTACTGCTCATACATTACTACAACACAGAAGGTGTTAAATTCTCCTTTCAAAGATCTTGATCCAAATATAAAACTGCACTCTTGGGAGGACGTTGAGCCATTTCTGTATGAAGCCGTCATAAACACCAGAGTAAAGGAGATAAATGGAGGCTCTGGTGAAGCTCTTGACTATTATGAAAACAAGGATTTAGGGCTATCAGTGATAGCTATTGGTGGTGATAAATTATCAAGAGGTTTGACTTTAGAAGGTCTTTCTGTAAGCTATTATCTTAGGGCATCGAAGATGTATGATACCTTAATGCAAATGGGTAGGTGGTTTGGCTATAGGCATGGATATGCAGACCTGTGTAGGTTGTTCACCACAGGAGAACTCAATGAGTGGTTCTGCCATATTACAAGAGCTACTCAGGAGCTAAGAGATGAGTTTGACTACATGGCCAATACAGCCGGATCCTCTCCGGAAAAATATGCTGTTAAGGTTCGTACTCACCCAGGCGTATTACAAATTTCAGCCTCAAATAAAATTCGCTCGGCTGTTCCCATTGAAATTTCCTGGGCAGGCAGGCTTGTAGAGTCGTATGAGCTTGTAAAAGATTATGATATAAACAGTACGAATCTTCTGCAAGCATCAAAACTTTATGAATCATTAATCTTAGGAAGATACGAAACAAAGACAAAAACAGGAGATACAAAAATCTGGTATGATGTTCCTCCTGATTTAGTTCTTTCATTCTTTGATGGCTTCAGGGTTGTGGAAAATCTGAAAGCTTATAATCCTGAAAATCTGAGCAAATTCATTAACCAGCAAATAAAGAATAAAGAATTAACACACTGGAGGGTGGCATTTATGTCAAAGAGTAAACCTTCCAAACCTTACGCTTTAAATGATTTGAACGTTGGTCTTTTTGTGCGTAATGAAGCCGATCCTAATAATCACAATGTATACTATATTAGGAAGTCTCACATAATAGACAAGAAACATGAATCTATTGATTTAGAGGCTGAAGAGTATGACAAAGCATTACGACTGACAGAAGAGGAGTGGGAAAACAAGAAGAAGAAAGGGAAGCCACAGAGCCCTTCAGGTGAAATAGTTAGAAATGAAATAAGAAGTCCAGAGAACCCACTTTTAATGCTTTACTTTCTGGATCCTGACGGAACATCTGATTGCAGAGAATGGGATATTCCTATTATTGGTTATGCAATCAGTTTCCCCAGGAGCAACTACTACGAACCAGTTACTTATGCAGTCAACTCAACTTTGCTTCCCTATTTTGATATAGAAACTAACACCCTTGATTTTGATGAGGACGAAGATTGATATTATCTGGGAGGAGCTTGAAAAAACCGAGCTGTCTCCTTACCCCGTCCTGATGCGTGGATATCCGGGTAAAGTTTTGGCAGAAGTTTACATTGGTTTAAAGGTGCATGATAGCCAAAGATGTTTGGCTGTACATCTTGATAACGCCAGTCTTTCTCAGGTGAGAAGTTTGGGAGAACTTGAGGATATAAAGTTTGAGGTCTTTCTTGATACAAAGAATAAGTCAAAGGTATATCTGCTAATACTGCTTTTAGAGCCCACCTTAAAAGAAATTTTCTCTACCCTCTGTGAAGATCTTATTGCCAGCATATCAGGCATCAAAGATGAGAGGAGATTGGTAAGAGGCTTAGTTAGCCGGTTAGAAAAATGGGTTTCTCTCTTTATTAAAGCAAAGTCTCCAGGGCTTTCACAAGAGGCACAGCTGGGCCTTTACGGTGAGCTTTACTTTTTAAGGAAATGGCTCTTGCAATCTAATGAGAGGGAGAAATGCCTAAAAGCTTGGGTAGGTGTGGAAAAAGCTGTTAGGGATTTTCAGTTTGGAGATTGGGCACTGGAGGTAAAGGCCAGCCATGGCAACAACCATCAGAAGATCCATATTAGTAGTGAAAGACAGTTAGATACAAGTAATCTTCGCAACCTGTATCTGTTTCATTTGTCGCTAGATGTACGGCAGGAGTCAGGTGAAACGCTCAACAGTATTGTTGATTCTATTGTTGAAATACTAACAGAGGATTACGTACTCTGGTCTCTTTTTCAAATTAAATTAGTAGAGGCCGGTTATATAGCTCAGCATCGGGAACAGTACACAAAAAAAGGGTACTATACCAGGAATGAAGCTTTTTATGAAGTGAAGGATGCTTTCCCTCGCATCGAAGAAAAAGATCTTAGGGAAGGGGTAGGGGACGTGAAATACACAATTATTAGCAGCGACTGTAGCTTTTACTCTGTAGATGAAGTCCAAGTATATCAAAACATAAACTGATATGGCAAATAGTCTGGAGAATCTGGAACTTAATAAGTTTTATCACAACATTCAGCAGGATATCAGATCTGCTCAACTTGCAGAGGAGGAAGGTGGTGCCCTTGAACAGATATTCACTCAGGTTGCTGTAGATCTTCTGTCTGATGCCGGGGAGACAGAGAATGCCCGTGTCTCTTATGATGAGAAAGTATTAAGGACGGGAGTCCAGCATAAAATAAATGCCTATGCATTATCTGACAATTATGAAACGCTGGATCTCTTTATAACAGTATATAATGGCACAGATGATTACCTGAGAGTTTTTAAAGATGAAGTAGATAAAGCAGCCAAAAGAATCACTAATTTCTTCCGGAATGCAGTTTATAAAGATTATGTTAATGAAATAGAGGAATCTTCCGAAATCTTTGATCTGGCTCATACTTTAAGCGATTCGCATGAGTTGAAGGACGGACTGGTACGGGTTAATGCGTTTATCCTTACAGACGGAATCTATCCTGGAGATAGTCTTCCAGATCAGATGGTATCGGGTTACCCCATTTACTATAGAGTAATAGATCTAAATTATCTCTATAACATATCCGAAAGGTCACATGTCCCTATAGAAATAAACTTCAAGGAAGATGGATTTCAGGTGCCGTGCATATTCTCCCCATCTGAAAATGATGAATATCAGTCGTATTTAGCTATTATATCCGGCGAGGCGTTAGTTAATATTTATGAAAGGTTTGGGTCCCGTTTACTGGAGCAAAATGTCAGATCGTTTCTTCAGTTCACGGGTAAAATCAACAAAGGTATTCGTAAGACAATCCAGAATGAGCCACACATGTTCCTCGCATTCAATAATGGATTGGCTGCAACTGCGGAAGAAATTCTGATAGAACCTTTACCTGATGGAACAGGGAATTCCGTGACATGGGTAAAGGATTTGCAGATAGTAAATGGTGGGCAGACAACCGCTTCAATATACCATACATGGAAAAAAGACAAAGCAGATGTCTCCGGTATATTCGTGCAGGTAAAACTGAATGTGATAAAGAACAAAGAGAACTTTAATAATGTTGTTTCACGCATTGCTGAGTATGCAAATACGCAAAATAAAATCTCAGTATCCGACCTAAGTTCCAATAGTGAAAATCATATCCTGCTTGAAAAGCTGTCCCGCACCATATGGGCACCACCTGTATCCGGCAGAACTCAACAAACAAGGTGGTTCTATGATAGGGCCAGAGGACAGTATAAAACCGCAATGCTTAAGGAAGGGTTTACCAAAGCTAAGAGAAAGGCTTTTGAGCTGAAGAATCCTAAACAGCAGGTTTTTACCAAAGAGGATCTGGCAAAATATGTAAACACATATCAGGAATTATATGACGGGAAAAAGCTGGTAATTGGGCCACATTATGTTGTCAGGGGAAATCAAAAGAACTACGTTCAGTTCATCAACTATAATTTCAGCAAAAGACCAGACAATATATTTTTTGAGGATGCTATTGCTAAAGCCATTCTTTTCAGGTCGGCAGAAAAGGTGTATGGGGTAAAACCTAATGCCATTGGTGATATGAGATATGTTACAGTCCCTTATTCTATTGCTTGGCTTGGCTATAGGTTACAATATAGGTTAGACCTGTACGCCATCTGGAAAGCACAAAGTATCAGTGACACCCTTCGGGAAAAGCTTCGGGAAATAATGGTATGTGTGGAGACCTACATCAAGTCTAATGCTCCGGGGTCTCTTTATGGTGAATGGGCTAAAAAGGAAGATTGTTGGAACTCTGTAAAGCAGCAGGAGTTCGATATTTCCTTTGATAGCATTAATAGTGATTTAGAATTAAAAAATCAGAATCATAAAAGAATAAAAGTATCAGAGGATGAAACCCGTTTAGCTGAGGTAGAAGCTCTTCAGGAAAGGCTAAAATCTGTACATCCTAAGACATGGGAGAAAATAGAGCAGTGGGGTAAGGCAACCGGTAAACTTTCCCCATACCAACGTAATATGGCTCGAACTATCGGAATGAATTCCAGCAGAAACAGAGGGTTGAGCGAGATTGAATATAATAATGGTCAAAATATATTAGATACAGCCATCGAAGAAGCATCTGAGATATTCTTTGATATGGAAGATCTTTTTGCTGATGATGTAAATGCTGTAGAGACTAAGCACGTTATAACTATTGAGCTTATCCAAGAAGTTGTTAAGTGGGATAAGAAAAACAAAAAGCTTCGTGACTTCGAATATCGCTTTATGGCTGATTTAGCCGAGGGTAAGAAAACTCTAACGGAAAGGAATACTTTATTAGCAATCCGAAACTATGAAAAAGCCACAAAGTGTGGCTTCGAAATATGTAAAATAGTTTAATGATTTTTTAAAGAAGACATAAGCCTCAGCGAAACTTAAAAAAGATATAACAGGGGACTCTATAAGCCTCTATTATATGAAACTAAAAGAACTTATGTGAAACAGGTGCTAATGGTTGCTCCAAAGTAATATGGCAGCTGCAGTTTTTCCGAACACGTGTACGAGCAGGCCTTTAACCGAACTGACTTTAGAGGCGTTTTTTAGTTTGTGTTTTCTCTTACCACCTGCTAAACAGGGATCACGGATACAGCCGAAGAGTACAAGGCATTGCCGGCTCTTTACCCGCTGCATTTCATCCTCCCAGCCGTCAGAGTAGGAGCTTTCTCTCAGGTGGAGAACTGGAACCACTTGTTGTGGTAATGCACCGCAACGCGGATAGGACCGTAGCCGTCTTTGATACAGTCTGTTCTTACGTAGCGGTTAATCTCCTAGTTATTTTACTTACTAAGCTTATTCAGTAGCAGCAGTACCATCAGAGTCTTTTTTAAGATCTTTAGCTTTTAAAATTTTTGATTGTTCGTCCAGTAACTTTTTACCTATAGCTTCCATATCCATATCTGGCTGGCCCTGTCTTGAATAATAATAAGAAAATCGGGCAGTTATATCTTTCATAAATGATGATGCCACACTGGCAAGAATTCTGTAGACAGGTTTTTCCTTAATAGAAAAGGAATGTAAATCTTGAAAGTCAATAAAGTAGCCATCAAAAGATAAGTATGGAGGTAAAAAATGATACCTATTAACCGTATTCTTAATATGCTTTTTAAATTCGCCTCTGATAATACTTGAAGATGCAGAACTTATTTCGTTAAAATCGTTCTTTTCGTCCTTTAACCTATTCCATTTAATCAATTTTGCTGCTATAAAATTACTAGCATTTCTTACCATAAGAGGATCATTTTCATCCTTCCTTTTGTGATTCTTATGTAAGACCATATCACAAGCTGGTGTCAGCACTATATATTTTTCTGTTTCTATCTCTATTATATCACCTGTGAACAAATTATCATTGATGGCTGGATATATGTAGAATTCAGAAGGATCATGTATTTCATGTTCTCCTGTATCTGTCCTGTAAAGAGTCTCAACAAGATGAAAGATAGTGTATCTTAGTAGAATTTTTTCATAATCCTTTTCTTCTCTTAAAGCAGAATTATCCTGCCAATAATCCATTGTGTGTATCAAATGATTCCAGAATAAGGAAGCTAAATAGCTTTCAACTTTGCCTTTGCCTCCAAGTACATTTGTTATACCAGTCTGGAAAATTTTAACTATTTCTTTTAATAGCTCGATGAACTCAATCCCATCGCGAGCATGGATCTTAAAGAAATAATTTTGCTCAAATTCTTCTCCATTTATTAAACCTGGATTACCTGAGTAAACAAAAACAGGGAAGCGTAACTTACCAACTATTTTTCTTAAGATGTCTACGCCATCAGCATTATCCTCGGTTCCTCCGGTTTTCAGTATTATGTCAACAATAGCAGCGTCATAATTATGGTGAACAAGTAATTTTTCTGCTTCTACTAAATCTTTGGCTCTTTCTGGTTTTATTGTAACTCCGGTTTCTCTGTTGAAAGCTTTAATAGTTTGTTCATATAGCCTGTAATTCTTGTCTTCATCTTCAACAATGAGTAGATCAATTTGTCTCATTACTTGTTTTTTATCTGAAAGTGTACACCTTTTTTACTGTATAATGCTTCTAAAGAATAGTTATTCCTGTTCATCGCTTCTCCTGCAATTGCTAAGCCTAGACCTGATCCATCTGGTTTTGTCGTGAAACCTGGTTCAAAGATAGCACCGCTTTCAATAAACTTTTCCTCTATCCCGGGGCCATTATCGGTTAGATCTATGAGTATATTTTCAAACTGCTCAGATACATCAATTTTAATCTCTTTTTCCGTAACAGAGTTGGAGATAAGCCAATGTATACTGTTTTCAAGAAGGTTAGTGAACACGATATAAAAATCATCCTTCCATGCTAAAAGCTCAATAGACTGATCACAATTAACCAAAACTGAAATGTTATTTTCTTTTATTTGGCTGTTGAAGATTTTAAGAACTGAGTTGATGAGAGAAAGTAAGTTAAACTTAGCTTTGTTTTCTCTTCTCTTTGAAGCTAATGGATCAATTTTTGAAAATAAGTCAGCTAAAATTTTAGAGTTTTGATTAACTTCTTTCAGCTCCTGTTGTAGCTCATCTAATATTTGAGGATCAAATTTCTCTCTCAGTTCGTCAGACCATGAAGACATTAAATAGCCAACATTCCGAAAGTAACTAACAGGCTTTCTGCCCTCATGCAGTACTACATTGATGATTTTTCCTAAAGTCGCTTGCCCTTGATAGATGGCAATAGTATTTCTAAGTAGTGAAGCAGTTTTTTGGTTCTCTTCTTCCTTCTTCCTGATGATCTGGCCAATGCGTGTTCTGCTTTCCTGCTTGATACCAGATATATCGAGTTCTTTATCTACTTCTAACCTTAAAAGAGACAAGTCAGCAAAAGACTCTAAGGCTTCTTCGACGTTATTTTTATTTCTGCCTTTACCTGTTTTGTATCTGTAGTAGTATCTCCTCGATTCCAGCTCTGATAATACAGAGTTAACAACATCAATTAAGCCATGATAATATTTGTTTTCTCGAAGGCCATCTCTGGCGCTCTTTTCTTCTAAATGAGAAATTTCTTCAGGTTCTACACTAATGAACCCGATAACCTGATCGCTACCAATTCTTAAAGAAGGGTTCTGAACTCTACGTTTATCTAATAAAAGCCAGTCATAACCAGCATCACCATGTGGCCTTATTCTGAACCCTTTTCTATAGATGCCAATGCCACTGTATTGACTCAAGAGGTGCCTAGCTTCTCTTCTGCCTAAAGGCTGATTAGTTGTAGGGTTCTTAAGTCCTCTATCAATAAGGTTTTGAATTGCTTCTGGTTCTCTGTCAAATACTCTAAGGTCAAGAGAAACAGGCCCGCAATAGGCATTGTAAGGCTGAATGTTGATTTTAAAATTGAGCGACTCGTCTGGTACCCCCAGCGTTGAATCATTTTCAAATATTAAAGTTGCATCCCCTGTCGCAGAAATATTTCCTGAAATTCTGTAATCATATAGTTTAACTAGAGGATAAGGTTCTATTTTGATTTCAATATTTTCGTACTCAGGGACGATGAAATCTTTAAACTTTACTGTGATATCAAATTTTTCGTGTTTCTCAAATTTCTCAATAGGAGAAATTAATTTCTTAAGTTCTCCTATAAGTTTCTCTATTTCTGTTCTATTCCAGACATATAGTTGATCAGAGGTGCCAATAATTTCAAGGAAGGTACCTTGGTCTCTGCTTGAGTTGAAGCTTTCTATTAGAACAGGTACATCTGATAAAAATTTATTCTTCAGGAACTCATTCCACAAGATAACCAATGTTGTTCTCTCTCCGCTTGTAGTTACCGTGTCTAACAGTAGCTCATCCCCAAGCATTGATACAGCATATCTTCCAATTCCTTTGCGCCCTTGAAAGTGGCGTCCATTAGGACTGGTTTTCCTTATTTCCTTATCATTGGTAGAAGGGACCATCCACTTTTCAGTCACTGTTTCATAGCTCATCCCGTGCCCATCATCAGAAACCATAATTTTAAGCTTCTTTTTATCGGGTTCGTCTGGCTTCTGTTCGGGATCGGGAAAAGCTGAGAAGGAAATTATTACGTTATTAGCATCTGCATCATAAGAGTTTTTAACTAACTCAATTAGTGCGGCATAAACATCTTTTATTAGGTCACGCCCAATAGTTAATATATGTCTTCCAGCAGGACGTATATTGTATATTCCATCCTTAATCTTCTGTTCTGTTGCTTCCATTTGGTTCTAATAATTCACGGATACCGGCAGCAATGGCATCGGCCATCAAAGGTGGTACAGCGTTACCAATTTGTTTGAATCCTGAGGTTCGGGAACCTTCAAAGAAGTAATCATCAGGGAATGACTGAAGCCTAGCAGCCTCTCTTATGGATAAGGACCTTAACTGATTTATATCCGGATGGATGTAGTAATGGCCATCTTTAGCTATATGAGCTACTACTGTCTGAGAAGTAGGAATGTCTTGTGCAACCACTTTAAAACGATCTGCAAAGGAGACTTTGTTCTTGTGAAAAGAAAGCTGCTCTGGAATATCAGTATAGCGTAGTCTTTGTTGATAGTTATTCCACAGCTCAATAGCTAAACGATATATTTCCAAGTCCTCGTTTCTATGAGGTCTAGTTATATGTTGTGTGAGTACGGGGCAGCCATTTCGGATATTAGTTTGTGTCAGATACTGAGTAACTGGCTTGGTATATGGTCCAGTGTAACTTTCACCAGGAGCTAACGCTGGTAAATCTTGCAGCAGATCCGATACCTGATAAAACTGAACAGTCTGCCAAAGTTTAGGATAATGCAATGGCTGAAGTCCTTCACGTCTCCAACCTATTATAATTAGACGCTTACGGTTTTGAAGAACACCGAAATTAGAGGCATTTTGTTCTTTTATTTCGAAATCATATCCAGACTTATCAATAATCCTCTCGATGTTCTGCAGCATGATACCATTGCCAGCAGTTAACAGCCCCTTCACATTTTCAAAAACAAAAACTTTAGGTTGATATCTGCGCAGAAACTGTGCATAATACTTGTACAGGTAATTACGCGGATCCCCCTTCATTTTGTCTTTGCTGCGGGAGCGTCCGATAACGGAATATGCTTGGCAAGGAGGGCCTCCGATGATTGCGTCTACTTCTCGATTTTCTTCTGGAAGTTGAGCTATGCGTGCATCAATGCTATTAAATATACCGCCAATGGTATCTTCTCCTATAGCTTCGTTTATAACAGAAAGTATTTCTTCTTCAGGTAAATGAGCATAAAGTTCATCTCGTGTAATTTCCTGACGAAGGTAAGAATAATAAATATCGAGATTGTTTTGCTCCTTAAGATGATAGTAAGCCAGCCTGGTTTTAAGGGTAAAACAGGCATCAGTATCCATCTCCACATGGGCTATGGGATTGAATCCGTTGCGGATAAAGCCTTCTGATAAGCCTCCGGCACCGGCAAAAAGGTCAATGTAATTCATTGGCGCGAGTTACCTATTTTACGCCTAATTTAATGTATTCTGAAACAGTATTTACAGTATTCTGTAATATGTTTTTTTTGAGTTCGCACTCCCAAACTGTTAATACTCTCCAACCCAGTTCCTTGAGAGCTATAACAGCTTTTGCATCACGTTCTACATTACCAGATATCTTATTTTGCCACCACTCAGTACGAGTTTTTGGGATAACAAAGTAACGGCAACCTTCATGACCATGCCAGAAGCATCCATGTACAAAAATTACTGTGCGGTACTTTGGGAGCACGATATCAGGTTTGCCAATAAGCTTCTTGTCATGGATTCTGTACCGGAAGCCTCTTTTGAAGAGTTCTTTTCGCAGCAAAACTTCTGGCTTAGTGTTCTTGCCTTTGATTCGGGACATATTATAGCTCCGAATTTCTTTGGAATGAACATCAGCCATAATTTTAAGTGATAATTAGTGCATTTTCAATTAACTTTCTGAGGAAGCTACCTCGGTATTCTCGTGCAGTTTGTTCATTCACAGCTTCTCTAGCAAAAACAAAATATTGTGTTTGATCAGCAGTGATTTTCTCGTCTGCTCTGTTATCAAATGTTTTCTTAGATCTATAAACCTTGCTGGCATTATCTAAATCTTCGAGTTCAGATTTTAGGATCTTAGGATCAATAGAGGATAAGTCATAATTATAAAGTTCTACGATCAAAGTAAAAAGATTAGCTTTGTTAAACCAGTAAGACCTTTTTCCTAGGTTTAGGGAGTCAATAAATTTTAAAACCTTCAGTAGATTGACTTCCAGCTCCCCGGCACCTGTAAACTCTTCATTAAATTTTTCAATATAATCCTGTACCCTATCATTTCTCTTAAAATATGCACCTTCTATCAGAGTCACAATAAGAGTCATAACATACTGCAGTGCAAGCATTCGGTTTACATAAGTGTCAGAAAAAACAGAGTACTTTTCATAGAAGAAGTCTAAGAAGTAACTCCTGTTTTCGGGATCAACTTCATAATTGACAAAAAAAAGATTCCTATCCACTTTTTTCTCAATAAGTTGTTTTGCAAAGTAGATAAAGTCGCTATCTCCCCATTTAGCATTCAATCTCTCTGTGTCATTCAGCGCATAATCAGTACTGTTTATGCGCTGAAAAATTTCTGTAATTTGTTCACTGCTAGCATTTTTTAAATACCTGATGGAAACTTCATAATTTAGGAAGCCGGTTTTTTCTTCAGGAGTTAGTTCTTTAAAGGGTATAACCGGAGATTCTGGTAAAGCAAAGACATCTACACCTTCTATATAATGCTCTATTGTTGTACATCTTTGCTGGCCATCAACTATTAAATCAACAGATTGCATTTTCTCTATATCAATACTGCCTTGAGCAATATAAACTTCTGGAAATGGATAGTTTAATCTGATTGTATCGATAAACTTATATTTATGTGGTTTTTTCCACACTAGCTTTCGTTGAAAATAAGGGGAGGGGTTCAACTCACCTTTTTTAATTTTGTTGTACAGCTCAATGATTTTCCAATTATTTGCTGGGATACTAGCATCCAGTTTTTTTGTCATAATGTAGATGTTTCCTTTTTATGGCTTATTTCATTAAGATTGTCGGTATGATAATTCATAAAATAAAACCAGTTCTTGTATATAGCAATAGTTACTTTTCTGTCAACTAGTTTTGTTGTTTCCTTTTTAAAGGCTTCAAAGCTCTTCAAATTAGAAATCTCAAACCCCCTTGGCTTAAAGTCTGGCCTGAACCATCCCTTAGAAAAGTATTCAAAGTATCTATAGTTTACAGGCACATTAAACTTTCCTTCCCTATAGTATTCGTTTGAATCCCACTGATCCTTTAAAGAGTTAGTGTACTTAAAAACATTTCTTCCAACTCCTTCAAAAAGCTCTTCGCATATAACTGCAACATCAATATCTGATTTGTCTTTCCATTGGCGCGTCATGCGGAATTTAGTATCAAAATGGTGGAACAGCTTTTTAGGGCTAATACTAAATCCTAGCTTTGCAGAACCAACAATAATAACTTCATGAATATAGACATCAAGATAATCAGCAACTAATTGTCTAAGTTTATATTCTTTT
Above is a window of Pontibacter akesuensis DNA encoding:
- a CDS encoding DNA cytosine methyltransferase; protein product: MNYIDLFAGAGGLSEGFIRNGFNPIAHVEMDTDACFTLKTRLAYYHLKEQNNLDIYYSYLRQEITRDELYAHLPEEEILSVINEAIGEDTIGGIFNSIDARIAQLPEENREVDAIIGGPPCQAYSVIGRSRSKDKMKGDPRNYLYKYYAQFLRRYQPKVFVFENVKGLLTAGNGIMLQNIERIIDKSGYDFEIKEQNASNFGVLQNRKRLIIIGWRREGLQPLHYPKLWQTVQFYQVSDLLQDLPALAPGESYTGPYTKPVTQYLTQTNIRNGCPVLTQHITRPHRNEDLEIYRLAIELWNNYQQRLRYTDIPEQLSFHKNKVSFADRFKVVAQDIPTSQTVVAHIAKDGHYYIHPDINQLRSLSIREAARLQSFPDDYFFEGSRTSGFKQIGNAVPPLMADAIAAGIRELLEPNGSNRTED
- a CDS encoding very short patch repair endonuclease, which translates into the protein MADVHSKEIRSYNMSRIKGKNTKPEVLLRKELFKRGFRYRIHDKKLIGKPDIVLPKYRTVIFVHGCFWHGHEGCRYFVIPKTRTEWWQNKISGNVERDAKAVIALKELGWRVLTVWECELKKNILQNTVNTVSEYIKLGVK
- a CDS encoding DUF262 domain-containing protein → MTKKLDASIPANNWKIIELYNKIKKGELNPSPYFQRKLVWKKPHKYKFIDTIRLNYPFPEVYIAQGSIDIEKMQSVDLIVDGQQRCTTIEHYIEGVDVFALPESPVIPFKELTPEEKTGFLNYEVSIRYLKNASSEQITEIFQRINSTDYALNDTERLNAKWGDSDFIYFAKQLIEKKVDRNLFFVNYEVDPENRSYFLDFFYEKYSVFSDTYVNRMLALQYVMTLIVTLIEGAYFKRNDRVQDYIEKFNEEFTGAGELEVNLLKVLKFIDSLNLGKRSYWFNKANLFTLIVELYNYDLSSIDPKILKSELEDLDNASKVYRSKKTFDNRADEKITADQTQYFVFAREAVNEQTAREYRGSFLRKLIENALIIT